Proteins from a single region of Esox lucius isolate fEsoLuc1 chromosome 13, fEsoLuc1.pri, whole genome shotgun sequence:
- the LOC117595448 gene encoding uncharacterized protein LOC117595448 yields MDPVRYKRYLVDDEAPVPERTKRRRKRKDISEDMGDDEEAVASSSTTQYLTQEDNQDDPVSTASDDTMNQPIPGPSSSPGEAVEEHLEDPTSPTLDQKPTKEQVELLLLALKLKHGLTNRALEDIMHLINFIAGPGGELVSGSKYLFYKAFDSVKDILEVHYVCKSCKVSMQEGPFNVKCPVCDQDTSKAHAQKDQCFLYLPLKYQIKKLLEDHQLGKHLKHRFEKKDASIKDIHDGHLYKKLSPLASPDSISLTFNCDGVPVHKSNTKSLWPILCTINELPIQLRAKHVMLCGLWFGQNKPNMNTYMKPFVDECIELYSNGLIWESESGEIVTSKVLLTTMVADSVARPLIQNFKQFNGEFGCSFCMQKGTSVLKRRGRVRAYPYEKAELRNPSQTDDLVEEALAGNPTKGVKGPSILSCLPDFNIIDGCVPDYMHSVLLGVARSITTLWFHSENNQSPWYIGHSTEQIDDILTSIKPPCNVSRVPRSVKEKKFWKAHEWNMWLFYYSIPTLKGVLPEKYLKHWFKLVKGVSLLLGENISPLHISESEGLLTEFVQEMETLYGINNVTFNVHLCLHLPNTVRNWGPLWAQSAFVFESYNGIILDMIKSSQGVSLQIMKTVWLQFAFPSFSQKTMVAASDDYLALLESFSVEKKMVQEVSRCHGVTSLGRPKICMIRNDDFLALNSISNLENRVTVKYFCRVVVNLEIVHSQNYSRTFRRNSYTVILSDREESIFSVKTFIVCDLGQGETCYAVGKYYQKVKQDICGQFKNPCYFIPVGKCLGPLVAIQASQIKEKCLFVKTVNRNVDIVFKFINHSEMLR; encoded by the exons ATGGATCCAGTACGTTACAAAAGGTACCTCGTTGACGACGAAGCACCCGTTCCAGAAAGAACAAAGAGAAGACGTAAACGAAA ggACATTTCTGAAGATATGGGTGATGATGAAGAAGCTGTGGCCTCTTCTTCTACAACTCA gtatcTCACCCAAGAGGACAATCAAGATGACCCGGTGTCTACTGCTTCTGATGACACA atgaaCCAACCCATACCTGGCCCTAGCTCTTCACCTGGGGAAGCAGTAGAGGAACATCTAGAAGACCCCACAAGTCCAACTTTAGACCAGAAACCAACAAAAGAACAGGTGGAACTCCTGCTGCTGGCATTAAAACTCAAACACGGATTAACAAATAGAGCCTTGGAGGACATCATGCATCTTATCAACTTTATTGCTGGTCCTGGTGGGGAATTGGTTAGTGGCTCAAAGTACCTTTTCtacaaagcatttgattcagTGAAAGACATATTAGAAGTACATTATGTGTGCAAGAGTTGCAAGGTAAGCATGCAGGAAGGTCCCTTTAATGTCAAGTGCCCAGTCTGTGACCAGGACACATCAAAAGCGCATGCACAAAAAGACCAGTGTTTTTTGTACTTGCCACtaaaataccaaattaaaaaACTGCTTGAGGACCACCAATTAGGGAAACACCTGAAACACCGCTTTGAGAAGAAGGATGCCTCCATCAAAGATATACATGATggacatttatacaaaaaactATCACCCCTTGCATCACCAGACAGCATAtcactgactttcaactgtgatggagtgccagtgcacaaatcaaacacaaaaagtTTGTGGCCAATTTTGTGTACTATTAATGAACTGCCAATACAGCTACGTGCAAAACATGTTATGCTTTGTGGCCTGTGGTTtggtcaaaacaaaccaaatatgaACACTTACATGAAACCATTTGTCGATGAATGCATAGAGTTGTACTCTAATGGTCTTATATGGGAAAGTGAAAGTGGGGAAATTGTCACAAGTAAAGTACTGCTTACTACCATGGTGGCAGATTCAGTTGCTCGGCCACTGATTCAGAActttaaacagtttaatggtgagtttgggtgttctttttgtatgcagAAAGGAACAAGTGTGTTAAAACGCAGGGGGCGTGTAAGGGCTTATCCCTATGAAAAAGCAGAGTTGAGGAATCCCTCCCAGACTGATGATCTGGTGGAAGAGGCTCTTGCTGGAAACCCCACTAAGGGAGTGAAAGGGCCTAGTATTTTGTCTTGTCTACCTGATTTTAAtatcattgatggctgtgttccAGATTATATGCACAGTGTGCTGCTGGGTGTAGCAAGAAGCATCACCACGCTGTGGTTTCATTCTGAAAACAACCAATCGCCATGGTATATCGGACACTCAACAGAACAGATTGATGACATTTTAACTTCTATTAAACCCCCCTGTAATGTTTCCCGTGTCCCCCGctcagtgaaagagaaaaagttctGGAAGGCACACGAGTGGAAcatgtggttgttttattacagcataccAACATTGAAAGGGGTCTTACCTGAAAAATATCTGAAGCACTGGTTTAAGTTGGTAAAGGGGGTTTCTCTTCTACTCGGTGAGAATATATCACCACTGCACATATCAGAATCTGAGGGGTTGCTAACAGAGTTTGTTCAGGAAATGGAGACCCTTTATGGGATCAATAATGTCactttcaatgtacatttgtgccTTCATCTGCCCAATACTGTGAGGAACTGGGGTCCCCTCTGGGCACAGTctgcatttgtgtttgagtCATACAATGGGATCATTTTAGATATGATAAAGAGCAGCCagggagtttctctgcagataatgaaaacagtttggCTACAGTTTGCATTTCCATCATTTTCCCAAAAAACCATGGTGGCAGCTTCTGATGATTACTTAGCTCTCTTAGAGTCTTTTtcagttgagaaaaaaatggtGCAGGAAGTAAGTCGCTGTCATGGTGTTACATCTCTGGGTAGGCCTAAAATTTGTATGATCAGAAATGATGATTTTCTGGCCTTGAACAGCATCAGCAACCTTGAAAATAGAGTCACTGTGAAGTATTTTTGCAGAGTAGTGGTTAATCTTGAAATAGTTCATTCACAAAACTACTCGCGTACTTTTCGGAGAAACTCGTACACTGTCATTCTTTCTGATCGAGAGGaaagtattttctctgtgaAGACATTCATTGTCTGTGATCTGGGGCAGGGGGAGACATGTTATGCAGTGGGGAAGTACTaccaaaaagtgaaacaggacatctGCGGTCAATTTAAGAATCCTTGTTATTTCATCCCTGTAGGGAAATGTCTGGGGCCTTTAGTTGCTATACAAGCATCtcagataaaagaaaagtgtctgtttgttaaaactgtgaacagaaatgttgacattgtcttcaaattcattaaccacagTGAAATGCTCAGATAG